One Mycobacteroides salmoniphilum DNA segment encodes these proteins:
- a CDS encoding glycosyltransferase family 87 protein, producing MSPEKLAGDLRSADDRDFPSRTDVMGAELSEVVGGPLGRHALVGRQPFWTPLRVVFVIALGFLILGWTSKAPCLQQSGTGNGAARVANWDNNRAYYQLCYSDTVPLYGAELLNQGRFPYKSSWLETDSSGHQKIQYDGTPAVRYMEYPVVTGVYQYTAMALAKTYTQASDLLGLPVVAEVVMFFNIVAFGLALAWLVTIWASAGLSPRTRPWDAVMIAASPIVIFQIFTNFDALATAFSMTALLAWARKKPWLAGVLIGLGVSAKLYPVLLLFPLLLVSMRGGKMHEFSKTAAAALASWVVVNAPVAMLFPRGWGEFFRLNTRRGDDMDSLYNVFKSFTGWQGFDGPLGFWEPPVVLNAVSAALFGICCLGIGYVALTAPRRPRVVQLAFLVVAVFLLTNKVWSPQFSLWLVPLAVVALPHRRILLAWMTVDALVWIPRMYYLLGMENKGLPEQWFTGTVLVRDIAVIGLCAVVLRQIYHPSEDVVRADSTDDPAGGPCDGAADDAPAWLPSWLRPRKAAPHIARA from the coding sequence GTGTCTCCCGAAAAACTCGCGGGCGATCTGCGCAGCGCCGACGATCGTGACTTCCCCAGTCGCACAGATGTGATGGGCGCCGAGCTGTCCGAGGTGGTCGGCGGACCGTTGGGTCGGCACGCGTTGGTGGGCAGACAGCCGTTCTGGACGCCGCTGCGGGTGGTGTTCGTCATCGCGCTGGGGTTCCTCATCCTGGGATGGACCAGCAAGGCGCCCTGTCTGCAGCAGAGTGGAACCGGCAACGGCGCTGCACGCGTGGCCAATTGGGACAACAACCGCGCCTACTACCAACTGTGCTACTCGGACACCGTGCCGCTCTACGGCGCGGAGCTGTTGAATCAGGGCCGCTTCCCGTACAAGTCGAGCTGGCTGGAAACCGACTCGAGCGGGCATCAGAAGATTCAGTACGACGGCACCCCGGCGGTCCGGTACATGGAGTACCCGGTGGTCACCGGGGTGTACCAGTACACCGCGATGGCCCTGGCCAAGACCTACACCCAGGCCAGCGATCTGCTGGGGCTGCCCGTCGTCGCCGAAGTGGTGATGTTCTTCAACATCGTGGCCTTCGGGTTGGCGCTGGCCTGGCTGGTGACCATTTGGGCCAGTGCGGGATTGAGTCCGCGCACGCGTCCATGGGATGCGGTGATGATCGCGGCGTCCCCGATCGTGATCTTCCAGATTTTCACGAATTTCGATGCTCTCGCAACGGCTTTCAGTATGACGGCGCTCTTGGCGTGGGCGCGCAAGAAACCGTGGCTTGCCGGCGTGCTGATCGGGCTGGGGGTGTCGGCCAAGCTCTATCCGGTACTGCTGCTGTTTCCGCTGCTCTTGGTGAGCATGCGGGGCGGCAAGATGCACGAGTTCTCGAAGACTGCCGCCGCCGCGCTGGCGAGCTGGGTTGTGGTGAACGCACCGGTGGCGATGCTCTTCCCACGAGGGTGGGGTGAGTTCTTCCGGCTCAACACCCGTCGTGGCGACGATATGGACTCGCTGTACAACGTCTTCAAGTCGTTCACGGGATGGCAGGGCTTCGACGGCCCGCTGGGCTTCTGGGAGCCCCCGGTCGTTCTCAATGCGGTATCGGCCGCGCTGTTCGGGATCTGTTGCCTGGGTATCGGATACGTGGCACTGACGGCGCCGCGGCGTCCGCGCGTGGTGCAGCTGGCTTTCCTGGTGGTGGCGGTGTTCCTGCTGACCAACAAGGTGTGGAGCCCGCAGTTCTCACTGTGGCTGGTGCCGCTGGCCGTGGTGGCGCTGCCGCACCGCCGAATCCTGTTGGCGTGGATGACCGTCGATGCGCTCGTGTGGATTCCACGGATGTATTACCTGCTGGGTATGGAGAACAAGGGGCTGCCCGAGCAATGGTTCACCGGCACGGTGCTGGTACGCGACATCGCGGTGATCGGGTTGTGCGCCGTGGTGCTGCGCCAGATCTATCACCCCAGCGAGGATGTGGTGCGCGCCGACAGCACCGACGATCCGGCGGGTGGGCCGTGCGATGGGGCCGCCGACGACGCCCCGGCCTGGCTGCCCTCCTGGCTGCGGCCGCGTAAAGCCGCACCGCATATCGCCCGCGCGTAG
- a CDS encoding CsbD family protein: MGITDDAQNKFDDLKGRAKEAAGSVTNDDDLKAEGQAEQGIASAKQKIADAADKVKEGVEAVKDKLTGND; this comes from the coding sequence ATGGGAATTACTGATGACGCCCAGAACAAGTTCGATGATCTTAAGGGTCGCGCTAAGGAAGCTGCCGGGTCCGTCACCAACGACGACGATCTGAAAGCTGAAGGACAAGCCGAGCAGGGAATCGCCTCTGCTAAGCAGAAGATCGCCGACGCTGCAGATAAAGTCAAAGAGGGTGTTGAGGCCGTCAAGGACAAGCTAACCGGAAACGACTAG
- a CDS encoding LGFP repeat-containing protein, with protein sequence MRIKNLHVTALPVAVGVIASVAVGCSHKTGDAPSLSSASSAASSAISSITASPSEKPSTTQVPGKNGTPYTVEGPILAKWNTLNDVQKKDLGAPYDNQKETLDRSGVYQQFDGGVLIYRNGEPVYFVWGKIRDTWNDNQASQGKLGYPTADEVTETDGSFKSTFEHGTITFKVGDADAKVSLTN encoded by the coding sequence ATGCGCATCAAGAATCTGCATGTCACCGCGTTGCCCGTCGCAGTAGGCGTCATTGCCTCAGTTGCGGTGGGCTGCTCACACAAGACTGGTGACGCGCCCTCGCTCAGTTCTGCTAGCTCGGCCGCTTCGTCGGCGATTTCGTCCATCACCGCTTCGCCCTCCGAAAAGCCCAGCACTACACAGGTTCCGGGTAAAAACGGCACGCCTTACACCGTGGAGGGACCGATCCTCGCCAAGTGGAACACCCTGAATGATGTTCAGAAGAAGGACCTGGGCGCACCGTATGACAATCAGAAGGAGACGCTGGATCGCAGCGGCGTCTATCAGCAGTTCGACGGCGGCGTGCTGATCTACCGCAATGGAGAGCCGGTCTATTTCGTGTGGGGCAAGATCCGAGACACCTGGAATGACAATCAAGCCTCACAAGGCAAACTCGGCTATCCCACGGCCGATGAGGTGACCGAGACAGACGGCTCGTTCAAGTCCACCTTCGAGCACGGAACGATCACTTTCAAAGTCGGCGATGCCGATGCGAAAGTCTCACTGACAAACTGA
- the dnaB gene encoding replicative DNA helicase: protein MAIVDDLGQSGPVAPPEEFGRQPPQDVAAEQSVLGGMLLSKDAIADVLEKLRPHDFYRPNHQSVYEAVLDLYGRGEPADAVTVAAELDRRGQLRRVGGAPYLHTLISTVPTAANAGYYAGIVAEKALLRRLVEAGTRVVQYGYAGAEGADVAEVVDRAQAEVYDVTDRRMSEDYVPLEELLQPTMDEIDAIASAGGMSKGVPTGFTDLDEITNGLHPGQMIIVAARPGVGKSTLGLDFMRSCSIKHQLPSVIFSLEMSKTEIVMRLLSAEAKIKLGDMRSGRMSDDDWTRLARRMSEISEAPLYIDDSPNLTMMEIRAKARRLNQKAGLKLVVVDYLQLMTSGKKHESRQQEVSEFSRNLKLLAKELEVPVIAISQLNRGPEQRTDKRPQVSDLRESGSLEQDADMVILLHRPDAFERDDPRGGEADLILGKHRNGPTATITVAHQLHLSRFTNMAR, encoded by the coding sequence GTGGCAATAGTCGACGATCTGGGCCAGTCCGGTCCAGTTGCCCCTCCCGAGGAGTTCGGCCGTCAACCACCTCAGGATGTGGCTGCCGAGCAGTCCGTGCTGGGCGGGATGCTGCTGTCCAAGGACGCCATCGCCGATGTGCTGGAGAAGCTGCGGCCGCACGATTTCTATCGGCCCAATCATCAGAGCGTGTATGAGGCCGTCCTGGATCTGTACGGCAGGGGCGAGCCCGCCGATGCGGTGACCGTGGCCGCCGAGCTGGACCGGCGCGGGCAGCTGCGCCGGGTGGGCGGGGCGCCGTATCTGCACACGCTGATCTCTACCGTGCCGACCGCCGCCAACGCCGGGTACTACGCGGGCATCGTCGCCGAGAAGGCACTGCTACGCAGGCTCGTGGAGGCCGGGACCCGCGTGGTGCAGTACGGGTATGCCGGGGCCGAGGGTGCCGATGTGGCTGAGGTGGTGGACCGCGCCCAGGCCGAGGTCTATGACGTCACCGACCGTCGGATGTCGGAAGACTACGTACCCCTGGAAGAACTGCTGCAGCCGACGATGGACGAGATCGATGCGATCGCGTCTGCTGGCGGTATGTCCAAGGGCGTGCCGACGGGCTTCACCGATCTGGATGAGATCACCAATGGTCTGCACCCGGGTCAGATGATCATCGTGGCGGCGCGACCTGGTGTGGGTAAGTCGACGCTCGGTTTGGATTTCATGCGGTCGTGCTCGATCAAGCACCAGCTGCCCAGCGTCATCTTCTCGCTGGAAATGAGCAAGACCGAGATCGTCATGCGACTGCTCTCGGCCGAGGCGAAGATCAAGCTAGGCGATATGCGTTCGGGCCGGATGAGCGATGACGACTGGACCCGGCTGGCGCGGCGGATGAGTGAGATCAGCGAGGCCCCGCTCTACATCGACGACTCCCCGAACCTGACCATGATGGAGATCCGCGCCAAGGCGCGACGGCTCAACCAGAAGGCCGGGCTCAAGCTGGTGGTTGTGGACTACCTGCAGCTGATGACCTCCGGTAAGAAGCACGAATCCCGTCAGCAGGAAGTCTCGGAGTTCTCCCGAAATCTGAAGCTGTTGGCCAAGGAGCTCGAGGTTCCGGTCATCGCGATCAGTCAGCTGAACCGTGGTCCCGAGCAGCGCACCGACAAGCGCCCGCAGGTATCCGACCTTCGTGAATCCGGCTCGCTGGAACAGGATGCCGACATGGTTATCCTGCTGCACCGACCGGATGCGTTCGAGCGTGACGATCCGCGCGGTGGTGAGGCCGACCTGATTCTCGGCAAGCACCGTAACGGTCCGACGGCCACCATCACCGTGGCGCACCAGCTGCACCTGTCGCGTTTTACCAACATGGCGCGGTAA
- the mug gene encoding G/U mismatch-specific DNA glycosylase encodes MGQYSPDILATGLDVVFCGINPASTAVADGHNFSNRSNRFWEVLYRAGFTDTRLRPEDERRLLTYGCGITAAVSRATPRADDIVASEFREARPDFEEKIRRMRPRALAFLGKRAVVSMLEAPHLAFGLQPFRFADATTWVLPNPSGLNRRFTLDALVDAYTELRVSIDLTDGSSTGRHPGPGHR; translated from the coding sequence GTGGGCCAGTACTCTCCCGATATTCTCGCTACTGGGCTCGACGTAGTTTTCTGTGGAATCAATCCCGCTTCGACCGCTGTGGCCGACGGGCATAACTTCTCGAACCGAAGCAACCGTTTCTGGGAGGTGCTCTACCGGGCCGGGTTTACCGACACTCGATTACGCCCGGAGGACGAGCGGCGGCTGCTGACGTACGGGTGCGGCATTACCGCCGCTGTCAGTCGCGCAACACCGCGCGCCGACGACATCGTGGCGAGCGAGTTCCGCGAGGCGCGGCCAGATTTCGAGGAGAAGATTCGCCGCATGCGACCTCGAGCGCTGGCCTTTCTCGGAAAGCGTGCGGTGGTGTCCATGCTCGAAGCTCCGCACCTCGCGTTCGGACTACAGCCGTTCCGCTTCGCGGACGCGACGACATGGGTGCTGCCGAACCCTAGCGGCCTCAACCGGCGGTTCACGCTGGACGCACTCGTTGACGCTTATACGGAACTGCGGGTGTCGATCGACCTCACTGATGGAAGTTCCACTGGCCGACATCCTGGGCCAGGGCATCGCTGA
- a CDS encoding transglycosylase domain-containing protein → MVGGQNPVAPSGGSDSPRTPSMDDRPTSILDPVEDLPLYRRDEDAVAEARAALERDDDEGMGHEPLPPSSRPDGPSRPPQRRRKRKSNGWSIFRRLMIALVLLAIVIPLATFALAYSVVDIPKPGDIRTSQVSTILASDGTTELAKVVPPDGNRVDIKIDQVPQHVRAAVMAAEDRDFYGNPGFSFSGLLRAVKNNMFGGDTQGGSTITQQYVKNAMVGAQRAGLGGLTRKAKEIVISTKMSQSWSKDQVLEAYLNIIYFGRGAYGISAASKAYFDKPVEQLTVSEGALLAALIQRPSRLDPAVDLPESTNRWNWVLDGMVTIGALSAQDRAGQVYPATVPPEQAAAQNATTGPNGLIKRQVMAELTDLFNIDEQTLNTEGLQITTSIDTKAQQAAENAVNSTLQGENPDLRTAVVSVDPRTGAVKAYYGGSNAQGLDYAQQGLQTGSSFKVFALVAALQQGIGLGYQLDSSELTYQGITIKNSEDASCGTCSVAEALKRSLNTSFYRLMLKLKNGPDDVATAAHSAGIAENFPGVSHTLSEDGQGGPPNNGVVLGQYQTRVIDMASAYATLAASGTYRKPHFIQKVVNADGQVLFDAGSSDNTGEKRISDDVANNAIAAMKPIAGYSRGHALAGGRESAAKTGTAQLGDTKDNKDAWMVGVTPSLSTAVWVGTDDGKPIKNSWGGPIYGSGLPSDIWKKTMDGALDGTTKDTFPKPGAIGGYAGVPVYVPPPPSPNGPPAPAPGGGGEVTVIQPTIEIAPGITIPVGPPTTIPVGPAAPPAGDVPPPPGQ, encoded by the coding sequence GTGGTTGGCGGGCAGAATCCGGTAGCTCCCAGCGGCGGCTCGGATTCACCGCGTACCCCCAGCATGGACGATCGTCCGACTTCGATCCTCGACCCTGTCGAGGATCTGCCGTTGTACCGGCGCGATGAGGACGCCGTGGCCGAGGCGCGCGCGGCGCTGGAACGTGACGACGACGAGGGCATGGGACACGAGCCGCTGCCGCCATCCAGCAGGCCCGACGGCCCGTCGCGTCCCCCGCAGCGCCGCCGTAAACGAAAGAGCAACGGCTGGAGCATATTCCGCCGCCTGATGATCGCGCTTGTCTTGCTGGCGATCGTGATCCCGCTGGCCACGTTCGCGCTGGCGTATTCGGTGGTCGACATCCCGAAGCCGGGTGACATTCGTACCAGCCAGGTGTCCACCATCCTGGCCAGCGACGGCACCACCGAGCTCGCCAAAGTTGTTCCACCGGATGGGAATCGGGTCGACATCAAGATCGACCAGGTGCCCCAGCACGTGCGTGCGGCAGTGATGGCCGCCGAGGACCGTGATTTCTACGGCAACCCCGGCTTCTCCTTCTCGGGCCTGCTGCGCGCGGTCAAGAACAATATGTTCGGTGGCGATACTCAGGGCGGGTCGACCATCACCCAGCAGTACGTGAAGAACGCGATGGTGGGTGCGCAGCGCGCCGGCCTCGGCGGTCTGACGCGTAAGGCCAAGGAGATCGTCATCTCCACCAAGATGTCCCAGTCGTGGTCCAAGGATCAGGTGCTGGAGGCCTACCTCAACATCATCTATTTCGGCCGTGGTGCGTACGGCATCTCGGCGGCATCGAAGGCCTACTTCGACAAGCCGGTCGAACAGCTGACGGTGTCCGAGGGTGCGTTGTTGGCCGCGCTGATCCAGCGGCCGTCGCGACTGGATCCCGCGGTGGATCTGCCCGAGTCGACGAACCGGTGGAATTGGGTGCTTGACGGCATGGTCACGATCGGCGCGCTGTCCGCGCAGGATCGTGCCGGGCAGGTGTATCCGGCAACGGTGCCGCCCGAGCAGGCCGCCGCGCAGAACGCGACCACGGGCCCGAACGGCCTCATCAAACGCCAGGTGATGGCGGAGCTGACCGACCTGTTCAATATCGACGAGCAGACGTTGAACACCGAGGGCCTGCAGATCACCACGTCGATCGATACCAAGGCGCAGCAGGCCGCCGAGAACGCGGTCAACAGCACCCTTCAGGGAGAGAACCCGGATCTGCGGACGGCGGTGGTCTCCGTCGACCCACGGACGGGTGCGGTGAAGGCGTACTACGGCGGATCGAACGCGCAGGGCCTGGACTATGCGCAGCAGGGTCTGCAGACCGGCTCGTCGTTCAAGGTGTTTGCCTTGGTGGCGGCGTTGCAACAGGGGATCGGTCTGGGCTACCAGCTGGACAGCTCGGAGCTGACCTATCAGGGCATCACCATCAAGAACAGCGAAGATGCTTCGTGCGGAACGTGTTCGGTGGCGGAGGCGCTCAAGCGCTCGCTGAACACCAGCTTCTACCGGCTCATGCTGAAGCTGAAGAACGGGCCCGACGACGTGGCCACCGCCGCGCATTCCGCCGGCATCGCCGAGAACTTTCCCGGTGTCTCACACACCCTCTCCGAGGATGGTCAGGGCGGCCCGCCGAACAACGGTGTCGTGTTGGGCCAGTATCAGACCAGGGTGATCGACATGGCCTCGGCGTACGCGACCTTGGCGGCGTCGGGGACCTACCGCAAGCCGCACTTCATCCAGAAGGTGGTGAACGCCGACGGTCAGGTGCTTTTCGACGCAGGCTCCTCCGACAACACCGGCGAGAAGCGCATCTCCGATGACGTTGCGAACAATGCCATCGCGGCGATGAAACCGATTGCGGGCTACTCGCGTGGACACGCGCTGGCCGGTGGACGAGAGTCGGCCGCCAAGACCGGCACCGCACAGCTGGGCGACACCAAGGACAACAAGGACGCCTGGATGGTCGGTGTCACCCCGTCGCTCTCGACGGCGGTCTGGGTCGGAACCGACGACGGCAAGCCGATCAAGAACAGCTGGGGCGGACCGATTTACGGTTCCGGCCTGCCGTCGGACATCTGGAAGAAGACCATGGATGGTGCGCTGGATGGCACCACCAAGGACACCTTCCCCAAGCCCGGCGCCATCGGTGGTTATGCCGGTGTGCCCGTCTATGTACCGCCGCCTCCGTCTCCGAATGGTCCGCCGGCGCCCGCACCGGGCGGCGGTGGAGAGGTGACGGTCATCCAGCCGACCATCGAGATCGCGCCGGGTATCACCATTCCCGTGGGGCCGCCGACAACGATTCCGGTTGGCCCGGCGGCGCCACCGGCGGGTGACGTACCGCCACCTCCGGGGCAGTAG
- the rplI gene encoding 50S ribosomal protein L9, with the protein MKLILTTEVEHLGTAGDTVEVKDGYGRNYLLPRGLAIVATRGAERQATDIRRAREAKEIRGVEHAHEIKQAIEGLGAVKLTVKTAGEGKLFGSVTAADVVGAIKAAGGPNLDKRTVTLPKAHIKQIGSYALDVHLHAGVATKVTVDVVAAG; encoded by the coding sequence ATGAAGCTGATTCTGACGACCGAGGTCGAGCACCTCGGCACTGCCGGTGACACCGTTGAGGTCAAGGACGGTTACGGACGCAACTACCTGCTGCCCCGCGGGCTGGCGATTGTCGCCACCCGTGGTGCGGAGCGCCAGGCCACCGACATCCGTCGCGCCCGCGAGGCCAAGGAGATCCGTGGCGTGGAGCATGCCCACGAGATCAAGCAGGCGATCGAGGGCCTGGGTGCCGTCAAGCTGACGGTGAAGACCGCCGGCGAGGGCAAGCTGTTCGGCTCGGTAACCGCCGCTGACGTGGTGGGTGCCATCAAGGCCGCCGGTGGACCGAACCTGGACAAGCGGACCGTCACCCTGCCGAAGGCACATATCAAGCAGATCGGTTCGTACGCACTGGATGTGCATCTGCACGCCGGAGTGGCAACCAAGGTCACTGTGGATGTAGTCGCCGCAGGCTGA
- the rpsR gene encoding 30S ribosomal protein S18: MAKTTKRRPAPEKPVKTRKCAFCTKKALNIDYKDTNLLRTYISERGKIRARRVTGNCVQHQRDIAIAVKNAREVALLPFSSATR, translated from the coding sequence ATGGCCAAGACGACTAAGCGCCGTCCTGCCCCGGAAAAGCCGGTCAAGACACGTAAGTGCGCGTTCTGCACCAAGAAGGCGCTGAACATCGATTACAAGGACACCAACCTGCTGCGCACGTACATCAGTGAGCGCGGCAAGATTCGTGCCCGCCGGGTTACCGGCAATTGCGTTCAGCACCAGCGGGACATCGCGATCGCGGTGAAGAACGCTCGCGAAGTAGCCCTGCTGCCGTTCAGCTCGGCGACGCGGTAG
- a CDS encoding DUF5318 family protein, translating into MRLQRQVVDYALKRRSLLAEVYSGRTGVTEVCDANPYLLRAAKFHGKSSAVVCPICRKEQLTLVSWVFGEHLGAVSGSARSAEELVMLATRFSEFAVHVVEVCRTCSWNHLVKSYVMGALPAPKGTTPRQRTTRARTASE; encoded by the coding sequence GTGCGATTGCAGAGACAGGTGGTGGATTACGCGCTCAAGCGACGATCCCTGCTGGCCGAGGTCTATTCCGGGCGTACCGGGGTGACCGAAGTCTGCGACGCGAACCCGTACCTGCTCCGCGCGGCTAAGTTTCACGGCAAATCGAGTGCGGTGGTGTGTCCGATCTGCCGCAAGGAGCAACTGACGCTGGTGTCGTGGGTTTTCGGTGAGCACTTGGGAGCGGTATCCGGCTCGGCCCGTTCGGCCGAGGAACTCGTGATGCTGGCCACTCGGTTCTCGGAGTTCGCCGTGCACGTTGTCGAGGTATGCCGGACCTGCAGTTGGAATCATTTGGTGAAGTCGTATGTCATGGGCGCCCTGCCGGCGCCGAAGGGGACCACCCCACGTCAGCGGACAACTCGTGCCCGGACGGCCAGTGAATAG
- a CDS encoding DUF1707 SHOCT-like domain-containing protein → MATRAKDSDRDVTCKALDAAFGEGQISSEEHRQRIAVATSAQTLGELNGVVSDLQIAALPAYAPAPRPQRRRWPAIVVTAVIAAAAGAGVGSYTTRPVPPDPGAVADGVAPVVIAPTKLFSVQGLSGLLDQMRAKFGDTVGIELTVRSNNASLVRIEPADPNLPITYPYQGGFRDGGAMPGTWRDVRIGDLSRFDPAKIVGVLRGAPETLNVPAAGDGGTVMVIKPNDEGVDITITVSERDRTGRMVVAGNGEPKEVAPAS, encoded by the coding sequence ATGGCGACCCGTGCCAAGGACTCTGACCGAGACGTCACGTGCAAGGCACTCGATGCCGCCTTTGGTGAGGGCCAGATCTCCTCGGAGGAACATCGCCAACGGATCGCCGTGGCCACCTCTGCGCAGACTCTCGGTGAACTCAACGGCGTGGTCTCCGATCTGCAGATCGCCGCCCTCCCCGCCTACGCACCCGCACCGCGGCCGCAGCGGCGCCGCTGGCCGGCGATCGTTGTCACCGCCGTCATCGCTGCCGCCGCCGGAGCCGGGGTGGGGAGCTACACGACGCGGCCGGTGCCACCGGACCCGGGCGCGGTCGCCGACGGCGTCGCTCCCGTGGTGATCGCGCCGACCAAACTGTTCTCCGTCCAGGGCCTATCGGGCCTACTGGACCAGATGCGCGCCAAGTTCGGCGACACCGTCGGCATCGAACTGACCGTCCGCTCGAACAACGCATCGCTGGTTCGCATCGAGCCCGCGGATCCGAACCTGCCCATCACCTACCCGTATCAGGGCGGGTTCCGCGACGGTGGTGCGATGCCCGGCACCTGGCGCGACGTCAGGATCGGGGATCTGAGCCGGTTCGATCCGGCCAAGATCGTCGGCGTCCTGCGCGGAGCTCCCGAGACCCTGAATGTGCCCGCCGCCGGCGACGGCGGGACCGTCATGGTGATCAAGCCCAACGACGAGGGCGTCGACATCACCATCACCGTCTCGGAGCGGGACCGCACCGGACGGATGGTCGTCGCGGGTAACGGTGAACCCAAAGAGGTAGCGCCCGCATCCTGA
- a CDS encoding cellulase family glycosylhydrolase: MHRRTALKIPLVLAVATLPQILAPLSAIPRATAAPGQWPVERANAWYQAQGWQVGTNFITSNAINQLEMFAPGTYDARRIDSELGACRLLGFNTVRVFLHDLLWAQDRAGFQNRLSQFVGIAARQGIKPLFVFFDSCWDPNPQLGAQRAPTPGVHNSGWVQSPGAHRIDDPRYRGMLRDYVVGVMSQFRNDNRILGWDLWNEPDNPAKQYRKVERKDKIDAVSGLLPQVFSWARSVNPVQPLTSGVWQGSWDRGSRSEMAGFQLDNSDVISFHSYAGPTEFEARINELTPLGRPILCTEYLARDQGSTVEGVLPVAKRHNVGAYSWGLVAGKTQTYFPWDSWDKPYTKVPDVWFSDLLQPDGRPYRDAEYQTLRKLTTRV, from the coding sequence GTGCACCGTCGAACGGCCCTGAAGATTCCGCTGGTGCTGGCGGTAGCGACTCTCCCCCAGATACTGGCTCCTCTTTCGGCAATCCCGCGGGCGACCGCCGCGCCAGGCCAATGGCCGGTTGAACGCGCCAATGCGTGGTACCAGGCGCAGGGTTGGCAGGTCGGCACCAACTTCATCACCTCGAACGCGATCAACCAGCTCGAGATGTTCGCGCCGGGCACCTACGACGCGCGACGCATCGACAGCGAGTTGGGGGCGTGCCGGCTATTGGGGTTCAACACCGTACGGGTGTTCCTACACGATCTGCTGTGGGCCCAGGACCGCGCCGGATTCCAAAACCGGCTGTCGCAATTCGTCGGGATCGCCGCGCGCCAGGGCATCAAGCCACTGTTCGTCTTCTTCGACTCGTGCTGGGATCCAAATCCTCAACTAGGAGCCCAGCGGGCGCCGACGCCGGGCGTACACAACTCGGGCTGGGTACAGAGCCCAGGGGCGCACCGCATCGACGACCCGCGCTACCGCGGGATGCTGAGAGATTACGTGGTGGGCGTCATGAGCCAGTTTCGCAATGACAACCGGATCCTGGGCTGGGACCTGTGGAATGAGCCGGACAACCCGGCCAAGCAGTACCGCAAGGTGGAGCGCAAAGACAAGATCGACGCCGTCAGTGGGCTGCTCCCGCAGGTATTCAGCTGGGCACGTTCGGTCAATCCAGTGCAGCCGTTGACCAGTGGTGTGTGGCAGGGCAGTTGGGATCGCGGAAGCCGTAGTGAGATGGCCGGCTTCCAACTCGACAACTCCGACGTCATCTCGTTCCACTCGTATGCAGGCCCCACCGAGTTCGAGGCCCGCATCAACGAGCTCACCCCGCTGGGCCGACCGATCCTGTGCACCGAGTACCTGGCCCGCGACCAGGGCAGCACAGTCGAGGGCGTGCTCCCAGTTGCGAAGCGGCACAACGTCGGTGCGTACAGCTGGGGGTTGGTGGCAGGCAAGACCCAGACCTACTTCCCGTGGGATTCCTGGGACAAGCCTTACACCAAGGTCCCGGACGTGTGGTTCAGCGATCTACTACAGCCAGACGGGCGGCCGTATCGCGACGCCGAGTATCAGACGCTGCGAAAGCTGACTACGCGCGTGTAA
- a CDS encoding single-stranded DNA-binding protein, which produces MAGDTTITVIGNLTADPELRFTPSGAAVANFTVASTPRIFDRQSSEWKDGEALFLRCNIWREAAENVAESLTRGSRVIVTGRLKQRSFETREGEKRTVMEVEVDEIGPSLRYATAKVNKASRGGGGGGGFGGGGGASAAPRSSEPADDPWGSAPASGSTAADDEPPF; this is translated from the coding sequence GTGGCAGGTGACACCACCATCACGGTCATCGGAAATTTGACCGCCGATCCAGAACTGCGTTTCACACCGTCCGGGGCCGCCGTCGCCAACTTCACAGTGGCGTCGACTCCCCGCATCTTCGACCGACAGAGTTCGGAGTGGAAAGACGGAGAGGCGCTGTTCCTGCGGTGCAATATCTGGCGTGAGGCCGCCGAAAATGTGGCCGAGAGCCTGACCCGCGGGTCACGTGTCATCGTCACTGGTCGGCTCAAGCAGCGCTCCTTCGAAACCCGCGAGGGCGAGAAGCGCACCGTCATGGAGGTCGAGGTCGACGAGATCGGCCCGTCTCTGCGGTACGCGACCGCCAAGGTCAACAAGGCCTCGCGTGGTGGTGGCGGCGGCGGAGGTTTTGGTGGCGGCGGAGGTGCCAGCGCGGCTCCCCGCTCCAGCGAGCCTGCCGACGATCCGTGGGGCAGTGCCCCGGCCTCCGGTTCCACCGCGGCCGACGACGAACCGCCCTTCTGA
- the rpsF gene encoding 30S ribosomal protein S6, with the protein MRQYEIMVILDPTLDERTVAPSLDTFLNVIRGDGGTVSKVEVWGKRRLAYEIAKHAEGIYAVIDVVAEPATVSELDRQLGLNESVLRTKVLRTGAR; encoded by the coding sequence ATGCGTCAGTACGAAATCATGGTCATTCTCGACCCAACCCTTGACGAGCGCACCGTAGCTCCATCGCTGGATACGTTCTTGAACGTTATCCGGGGTGACGGCGGAACCGTTTCGAAGGTAGAGGTCTGGGGCAAGCGTCGTCTCGCATACGAGATCGCCAAGCATGCCGAGGGCATCTACGCGGTGATCGACGTGGTCGCGGAGCCCGCCACCGTATCGGAGCTTGATCGCCAGCTTGGCCTCAACGAGTCCGTGCTCAGGACCAAGGTCCTGCGTACCGGAGCCCGCTAG